The genomic interval AGCAACGCCTGCTGCACGCCCTCACCCGACACATCACGGGTGATCGACGGGTTCTCACTCTTGCGCGAGATCTTGTCGATCTCGTCGATGTAGACGATGCCCTGCTGCGCCTTCTCGGCGTCGTAGTCGCACTTCTGCAGCAGCTTCTGGATGATGTTCTCGACGTCCTCGCCGACATAGCCGGCCTCGGTGAGCGTCGTCGCATCGGCGATCGTGAACGGCACGTTGAGCAGGCGCGCCAGCGTCTCGGCCAGCAGCGTCTTGCCCGAACCGGTCGGGCCGATCAGCAGAATGTTCGACTTGGCCAGTTCGACCTCGTCGTTCTTGCTGCGGCTCTCGATGCGCTTGTAATGGTTGTACACGGCCACGGCGAGCGTCTTCTTCGCGCGCTTCTGGCCGATCACGTACTGGTCGAGCACCTCGAGGATCTCGCGCGGCTTGGGCAGCGAACTACGCGCAGACTGCGCCTTCTCCTCGAGCTCCTCGCGAATGATGTCGTTGCAGAGCTCGACGCACTCATCGCAGATGAACACGCTGGGGCCCGCAATCAGCTTGCGCACCTCATGCTGGCTCTTTCCGCAGAAGGAGCAGTAGAGGATTTTGTTGCTGTCGCCGGAACGACCCTGACGGTCTTCGCTCATGCCTTCGCCAAATCAGTATTGCGGTTACGTTTCGAGAATAGCACAGCGTCCGGCACCGCCCTCATGGGCGGTCCCGGCGCTCGCATGCCTGATGAATCAATGACTTGGAACGTCAGGCAGGGGTGATCGTCTCGTCGGGACGGCGCTCGAGCACCTGGTCGACCAGGCCGTACTCGCACGCGGCCTTGGCGCTCTTGAAGTTGTCGCGCTCGGTGTCGCGGGCGATCGTCTCGATCGGCTGGCCGGTGTGATGGGCCATGATCCCGTTCAACCGCTGCTTCATCGACAGGATCTCCTTGGCATGGATATCGATGTCGGTGGCCTGGCCCTGGAAGCCGCCCAGCGGCTGATGGATCATCACCCGCGAATTCGGCAGCGCGTAGCGCTTGCCCGCCGCGCCCGAGGTCAGCAGCAATGCGCCCATGCTGGCCGCCTGGCCGACGCAGATCGTGCTCACGTCCGGCTTGATGAACTGCATGGTGTCGTAGATCGCCATGCCGGCGGTGACCACGCCACCGGGCGAGTTGATATACAGGTTGATGTCCTTCTCGGGGTTTTCGGCCTCGAGGAACAGCAACTGGGCCACGATCACGTTGGCCATGTGGTCGTCGATGCCGCCGACCAGGAAGATCACGCGCTCCTTCAACAGGCGCGAGTAGATGTCGTACGCGCGTTCGCCGCGGCTGGTCTGTTCGACCACCATCGGCACCAGGTTGAGGGCTTTGGTTTCGATGCTCATCAATCGTTCCATGTCGGAGGGACGCCCGGCCCCGTTGGGCCGGACGGACGGACGCCGCTTACCCCTGGGGGGCGATGGCGTCCTGGAAGGACAGCGGCTGCTCGGTGTGCTGGGCGCGCTCGGCGATCCAGTCGATCACCTGCTCTTCCATCACGCGGTTCTGCAGCCCCGACATCAGCTGGGGGTCGTTGCGGTACATCTCAATGACCTGCTGCGGCTCTTCGTAGGTCGAGGCGATCAGGCGCATGGTCTCGTTCACGCGCTTGGGATCAAGCTTGAGCTCGTTGCGGCGCGCGACTTCGCCCACCAGCAGCCCGACCAGCACGCGCTTGCGCGCCGGCTCCATGAAGCCGGTGTGCGCGTCCTCGCCCACGTTCGGGTTCTGGCCGTTGCGACGGGCCTGCTCGATGGTCTGGCGCAGCAGCGACCGGGCCTCGGCCTCGACCAGCTTGGGCGGCAGTTCGACGTGCGCGAACGCGGCGACCAACTGCTCGCCGACTTCGCGGCGCAGGCGGTTCATCAGCGCGCCCTTGAGCTCGCGCTCCAGGTTGCTGCGGATCTCGGTGCGGAACTGGTCCATCTCGCCGCTCTTGACGCCGAAGCTGCGGATGAACGCCGCATCGACCTCGGGCAGCTGCTGCTCGGAGACCTGCTCGATCTTGACGTGCACGGTGGCCTGCTTGCCGGCCAGCTGCGGCACGCGCCAATCCTGCGGGAAGCTGACCTCGATCGCCTTCTCCTCGCCCTTCGACAGGCCGACCAGCGCCTCCTCGATCTGCGGGAACATCGCGCCCGAGCCGAGCACGGTGACGCCGCGCTCGGCACCTTCGGCCGGCAGGCGCTCGTCGCCGATCTGCGACCAGGTCTCGACATCGACCGCGTCGCCGGTCTGCGCGCCGCGCGTGACCGCGCTCCAGCTGCGGCGCTGCAGGCGCAGGTTCTCGATCATGCGATCGATGTCGTCCTCGGCCACCTCGGCGGTGTGACGCACGACCTGGAGCTTCTCCAACTCGATGTCGCCGAAATCAGGAACGACCTCGAATGTGGCGGTGAAGGCCAGTTCGCCCGCGTCCGGGGCGTCGGACGGCGCGATCTGCGGCTGGCCGGCCAGGCGCAGCGCGTTCTCGCGCACGCCCTGGTCGAAGCCCTCGCGCAGCAGACCCTCCAAGACCTCGGCACGGACCTGCTCGCCGAACCGCTGCTCGACGACCTTGGCCGGCACCTTGCCAGGCCGGAATCCCTTGAGCCGCGTGGTCCGCGCGATCTCGCGCAGACGGCCAGCGACCTGGGTCTCCAGGCGTTCGGATGGCACACGGAACGTCATCCGGCGTTCCAGGGTGCCCAGCGATTCGACCGAAACTTGCATATCCACTCCTGCGCTGCGGACGGCGCCGCACGACTCTGACTTGTTGGGAAATTGGTTCCGACGGCGGCGGCCGCCCGCGACCTGCGCGGCTGGCGACGGAACGGCGTAGTTTGGCCGATTCGGGGGCCGGCCGCCACCGGGCGGCGCGCCAGGGGTGTGAGCCGGGCGGTCAGGGGGAGTCGAGGCCCGGCTGGACCGGACGTGATATTGGTTGGAGTGAAAGCGGCCCGGGACCGGAAGGCAGAGGCGCTTGGGCCCTGCCGCCAAGGTCGCAGGGTCACGACCCTGGCGCGCGACGGCGCTGCTCCCGACTCTCTTGAAAAGCCCGCGGCGTCACGATCCGGGCGCAACGGCGCGCCCTGCTCCCAACGCTCTCTCCTGAAAAGCCCGCTGCGTCATGATCCCCACGCGCGCGAGCGCGTTGCTCACCGGGGAAGCCTCGAACAGCCTGCGGCGTCACGATCCGGGCGCGCGACGGCGCGCCCTGCTCCCAACTCTCTCCTGAAAAGCCTGCGGCGTCACGATCCCCACGCGCGAGCGCGCGTTCCTCACCGGGGAAGCCTCGAACAGCCCGCGGCGTCACGATCCGGGCGCGCGACGGCGCGCCCTACTCCCAACTCTCTCCTGAAAAGCCTGCGGCGTCACGATCCCCACGCGCGAGCGCGCGTTCCTCACCGGGGAAGCCTCGAACAGCCCGCGGCGTCACGATCCGGGCGCGCGACGGCGCGCCCTGCTCCCAACTCTCTCCTGAAAAGCCTGCGGCGTCACGATCCCCACGCGCGAGCGCGCGTTCCTCAATGCCTGCCGCTTTGGGTTCCACCTGGGCTGGTGCGAAAGGCGGGACTCGAACCCGCACGCCTTGCGGCACTGGTACCTAAAACCAGGGCGTCTACCAATTCCGCCACTTTCGCTCCGTGTCCGGCTGGCGGACGGCGGCATCGTAGTCGATCCCAGCCTCCACGCCCATCCCGCCCCTATGTCCAAACGAAAAACGCCCGGCGGTGCCAGGCGTTCTTCCTAACTGGTGGGCCGTCAAGGGTGAGCCCGGGCGGCTTGCGAACCACTGGTTCGCGCCCGGGCGAACGCCATGCGCGCTGCGCATGGCCGGACCTGCGCAGCAGGCGAACCACAGGTTCGAATCCCACGACCAAGCACCCAAACGAAGAACGCCGGCGATGCCGGGCGCTTTTCGTAAACTGGTGGGCCGTCAAGGGTGAGCCCGGGCCGCTTGCGAACCACTGGTTCGCGCCCGGGCAAATGCCATGCGCGCTGCGCATGGCCGGACCTGCGCAGCAGGCGAACCGCAGATTCGAATCCTGCGACCAAGCACCCAAACGAAGAACGCCCGGCGGTGCCGGGCGTTCTTCGTAACTGGTGGGCCGTCAAGGATTCGAACCTTGGACCTATTGATTAAGAGTCAACTGCTCTACCAACTGAGCTAACGGCCCGATGAAGCGGGCGCGCATTGTAATACCGCCTTGCGCGCCGATGCAACACCCGACGGGTATCGCATCTTGTTGAAACGGTGGGGTGGCTGAGGGGATTCGAACCCCCGACCACTGGAATCACAATCCAGTACTCTAACCAACTGAGCTACAGCCACCACAGATCCGTATCGCCTGGCGACCTAAGGGGCACCCGGCGGCCGCGCATTCTATCCCGAAACGCATGGCAACGACATGCCTTCGAAACGACCCGCGCGGCGGGCGCGCATTGTAGCGCGGCACCGACCGAAATGGCAGCGCCTTGGTGGCGCTATCGGCCTGCGCCGCCGCGCCACGAATGCGCGTCATGCCCGCCTGTGCGTCGATCTGCTCACGCACCTCCCATGCACGCGCGGCAACAACGCCCCTGGCGCGGGCAAAGGCCGCACCGATCCTCGACCACCTCGAACCGCAGCCTGACGACACGCTGATCCTCAAGCCGCGGCATTCGGCGTTCCACCAGACCGCCCTGCATTTCATCCTGGAGACCCGCGGGATCCGCCGCCTTCTGCTCACCGGCGTTTCGACCGAGGCCTGTGTCCTCGCCACGGCGCTGGATGCGCGCATGCTGGAGATCGACGTGGCGGCGGTGTCGGACTGCGTCGCCGCGAGCAGCGTGCAACGCCACCGGGACGGGCTCGCGGTGCTGCGGCACTTCGAGCTCCCCGTCGTGCGCGCGAGCGCGGCGATGCGTGTCTTCGACCGCGACTGAAGCTGACGAGCACCAAGTCACGCGTCGGGCTGGACGGTGCGGCACTGGGGTGCACGCGTGCAACATCGTCACATCCATTCAGCGATGTCGCCGGGATCCTCACGGCCTGGTCGCGAACCCAACCGCCATGTTGCGGGTTCGTTTCCACCGTGGTCGCACATGCCTCACCGGAATCTCGACACCCTGTTTTCTGCCTGGGAAGGCGAACTTGCACTGCTCTTGGAAGCGAAGCCTGGGATCGAAGAGTTCTGGCAGCACTGGCGCGAGCGTGAAGCGGTGATCGAACGATTTGTCACGCCCGAACTCGCCGTCTTTGCGGATGCCGCGTTCGACCGGTTGGAGGCGCTGGCCGAAGCGCAAGGCTACGGCAGCCGCCCGCGTGGCACGACACCGACCTGCGCTGTGGATGCGGCTGACACGCCCACCGCACCCGACACGCATTCAACACGCTGAAAGACTGCCCATCGCACGCGCGGCGCGCGTTCACGGTGGCGTGTGCCCATTGCGGTGATGGCACGCGTCTCACGCGCGGTGCCATCACGTTGTCTCCGCAATGTGCACGCTCGGCGCCATATCGCATTGCACCACGCGCGCATTGCGCAGATCACTTTGCAGACATCACGCTCAACGGCGCCCGCGACCTCACGCATCCCCGACGATGCGCTCCTTAAACAGGACCGTCCGGTCCCACAAGAGAGCTTGCAATGGCAGTCAAGACGCTCGAAGAGTTGTTCATCCACGAACTCTCGGACACCCATTCGGCCGAGCGCCAGATGGCGAAGGCACTGCCGCGCCTGGCGCGTGCGGCCGCCAACCCGAAGCTGGCGGCCGCGTTCGAAACGCATCTGGAAGAGACCAATCTGCAGATCGAGCGCCTCGACCGCGTCGTCGAGTTGCTGGACACGCGCCTGAAGCGCATCAAATGCGCGGCGATGGAAGGCTTGGTCGAGGAGAGCAAAGAAGTCATCGACTCGATCGACAAGGGCCCGCTGCGCGACGCCGCGCTGATCGGCGGTGCGCAGAAGGTCGAGCACTACGAGATCGCCTCCTACGGCACGCTGTGCGCGCTCGCCAAGCAGCTCGGTTACACCGATGCGGCCAAGCTGCTGCACGAGACGCTGGCCGAGGAGAAGGCCACCGACGAGAAGCTGACGCTGCTGGCCGAACACGGCGGCAACCAGGCGGCGGCCGAGAACACCTGATCGCGGAGACGGGCCTGACGCAACGCCGGCCCATGGCGTCGCGCTTCGACGCGCGCGCCCCAGGCCTGACGACCGGCATGCGCGCTAGGCGCGCCGAGTTGTGTGGAGAATTGTTTGGGGCGCTCGGCCGGCGAACCGTAAGCCATTGATGCAATGGCGCGCCCGACAGGAATCGAACCTGTAACCCCCGACTTAGAAGGTCGGTGCTCTATCCGGTTGAGCTACGGGCGCCCGCGGGACACGTTGCGACCGGGCTCGCCGGGTGGTCGGGGTAGAGGGATTCGAACCCCCGACATCCTGCTCCCAAAGCAGGCGCGCTACCAGACTGCGCTATACCCCGCCGGAATCGAGCGGTCGAATCGCCCGCCGGCAGGCCGGAGGACCCAGGCATTGTCGGAAGGCGCAGCCGCGCTGTCAACGCGCCGCCCAGCCGCCGCGGTGTATCCTGCCGGGCGATCCAAACATGAACCACCAGGGGCTTATTCGATGCGCAGCGGCAATCCCACTCTTCAGGAATCGACCTTCCTCGACCTCGCCAGCGGCAGTGTCGTCACCCGCGACAGCGAGGCGATGACGCTCAATGGCACGGTCAACAAGACCGGCCTGCTGCTCCTGCTGGCGGTATTGACGGCCGCCTTCGCGTGGACCCAATCGGTCGCCCCGGACGGCACGCCGACGGCCAGCTTCGGCCTCTATGCCTGGGGCGGCGCGATCGGCGGCCTGATTCTGGCGCTGGTTACGGTGTTCAAGAAGACCTGGGCACCGGTCACCGCACCGATGTACGCGCTGGTCGAAGGCTGCTTCCTCGGCGCGATCTCGGCAATGTTCGAGGCGCGTTTCCCGGGCATCGTGATGCAGGCGGTGATGCTGACCTTCGGCACGCTGTTCGCGCTGCTGGCGGTGTACCGCAGCGGCCTGATCAAGGCGACCGAGAACTTCAAGCTCGGCGTGGCGGCCGCCACCGGCGGCATCGCACTGGTCTACCTGGCCACGATCGTGCTGGGTCTGTTCAACATCCAGGTGCCGCTGATCCACGAGTCGGGCCTGGTCGGCATCGGTTTCAGCCTGTTCGTGGTCGTGGTCGCTGCGCTGAACCTGGTGCTGGATTTCGACTTCATCGAGACCGGCGTCGAGCACGGGGCGCCGAAGTACATGGAGTGGTACGGCGCGTTCGGCCTGATGGTCACGCTGGTGTGGCTGTACGTGGAGTTCCTCCGCCTGCTGGCGAAGTTGCAGTCGCGCGACTGAGCCTCCACGCGCCGGGGATCGCACCCCTGGACGACAGAAACGACAAGGGCGCCGAACGGCGCCCTTGTCATGTAGACCTGCCGGCGACCTCAGAGTCGCGAGGCGATCGCTTGCGCAAAGCCCATCGTGGTGCCGGTGCCGCCCAGGTCCGGCGTCACGCGGTCCTTCGCGTCGAGCGTGGCGACGATCGCGCCGCGCAGCCGCTGCGCCTGCTCGGGCAGCGCCAGGTGGTCGAGCATCTGCGCGGCGGCCAGCAGCAGCGCGCAGGGATTGGCCACACCCTTGCCGGCGATGTCCGGCGCCGAGCCGTGCACCGCCTCGAAAATCGCCGCGTCCTTACCGATGTTGGCGCCCGGGGCCAGGCCCAGGCCGCCGACCAGACCGGCGCACAAGTCGGAGATGATGTCGCCGAACAGGTTCGTGGTCACGATGATGTCGAACTGTTCGGGACGCATCACCAGCTGCATGCAGGTGTTGTCGACGATCATCTCGTTGGCCTCGATCTCCGGATAGTCGGCCGCGACTTCGCGGGCGACTTTCAGAAACAGGCCCGAGGTGCTCTTGAGGATGTTGGCCTTGTGGACGATCGTGACCTTCTTGCGACCGGTCTTGCGCGCCAGCTCGAACGCGTAGCGCACGATGCGCTCCGAGCCCTTGCGGGTGATGCGGGTGATCGACACCGCGGTCTCGCCGTCGGCCGACACCTCCTGGCCTTCGCTGATGTACGAGCCTTCGGTGTTCTCGCGGATCGTGATCAGATCGACACCGCTGGAAAAGCGCGAGCGGGTGTTGGGGAACGAGGTCGCCGGGCGGACATTGGCGTAGAGATCGAACTGGCGACGCAGTTCGACGTTGATCGAGCTGAAACCACCGCCCACCGGCGTGGTCAGCGGGCTCTTGAGCGCGACCGCATTGCGGCGGATCGAATCGAGCGTCGCGGCCGGCAGCAGTTCGCCGTGCTTGTCGAGCGCCATCAGGCCGGCGTCGGCGTCCTCGTACTTAAGACCCAGCTGCATCGCGTCGAGCACGTGCAGCGTGGCGTCCATGATTTCCGGGCCGATACCGTCGCCGCGGATAACCGTAATCGTGTGCGTCATGTCGGGGGGAGATCCCTGCGCAGGGGACGCCGCGCAGCGCGCGGCGCCAGGGTGAAATGAAGGAAGAAAACCGCCGTATTATGCCCGATGCGCGCAGACGGCCCCAAACCGGGGGCTCGCACGCACGCGGCGCGCGGCGGGTCAACCGTGGTCGTGACCGGCGGGCGCGGCGGCCTCGCCCTGCTCCAGCCGGTCGAGGAAATCGACCGCGCGGCGCAGGTGCGGGATGACGATGCTGCCGCCTACGACCAGGCCCACCGAGAACGTCTCGAACAGTTCCTCGCGGCTCGCCCCCGCGTCCTTGCACTGGGCAACGTGGTAGCTGATGCAGTCGTCGCAGCGCAGCACGAGCGACGCCACCAGTCCCAGCAACTCCTTGGTCTTCACGTCGAGCGCGCCGGCCTGGTAGGTCTGGGTGTCGAGCGCGAAGAAGCGCCGTACCACCTGGTTGGGCTCGGCGAGAATGCGCTCGTTCATGCGCTTGCGGAACGCGGTGAACTCGGCGAGCCGGTCGCTCTCGCCTTCGGTCTGGGCGCTGCTCACGAAGCCGCGCCCTCGACCAGCGGCAGAAAGCCGCCCTGGCGGTGCAGCGCCATCATGTCGTCGTAGCCGCCGACGTGGGTCTGGCCGACGAAGATCTGCGGCACGCTGGTGCGGCGCGCACGCTCGACCATGCGCTGGCGCTCGTCGGCATCCAGGTCCACGCGCACTTCGCGCCACGACAGGCCCTGGCTCTTGAGGAAGTTCTTCGCGGCCGCGCAGTAGCCGCAGATCGCGCTGGTGTACATGACGATCTCCGGCGCCGCCGGGTCGGGGGTTGGGCTGGTCAAGTCGGTCTCCGGGGAAACTTGTGCCGCCATTGTCGGTCAAAGCCGGGTCATGGGGCGATGATGTCGCAACCACCGCGTGCCGTCGGCTTAACATGGGATTCACGCCCGTGCCCGAGCCCGCCGGCATGCTGGTTGCGCGGCCCCGCCCCTCCGACTCCGAGCCGATGCCCACGATCCGACCTCGCCGCTCTTCCTTCCGCGTCCGGCTGCTGCCATCGGCGATCGCGCTGACGCTGGTCGCCGCGTCCATCGGCGCGCCGGCCCAGGACACCCGGTTGCCGGACATCGGCTCGTCGGCCGGCACGGTGCTCAGCCCCGCCAAGCAGTCGGAGTACGGGCAGATGCTGCTGGCGCAGCTGCGGCACTACAACTACGTACTCGAGGACCCCCTGGTCGAGAACTGGCTGCGCGCCACCGGCACGCGCTTGGCGGCGTCGAGCGACCGGCCGCAGCAGCCTTTCACCTTTTTCATGATGCGCGACCGCAGCATCAATGCCTTCGCGACGCTCGGCGGCTACATCGGCATGAACGCCGGCCTGGTGCTGGCGGCCGAGAGCGAGGACGAGGTCGCCGCGGTGCTGGCGCACGAGATCGCGCACGTAACCCAGTCGCATGTGCTGCGTGGCGTCGAGCGCGCCCAGCGCGACCAGGTGCCGATGCTGCTGGCGATGCTCGGCGCGATCGCGGTGGCCTCGCAGAGCAGCAGCAGTTCTTCCGATGATGCCGCAATGGCGGTACTGGCCGGTGCCCAGGGCCTGGCCCTGCAGCGCCAGATCGACTACACCCGTTCCAACGAATCCGAGGCCGATCGGCTCGGTATCCGCACATTGGCGCGCAGCGGCTACGACCCCGATGCCATGGCCTCGATGTTCGAACGCATGCAGGCGGTCTCGCGCACCAATCAGGGCGGCGAACGCGAGCGGCTGCCCGACTATCTCAAGACCCATCCGGTCACCACGACCCGAATCAGCGAGGCGCGCGACCGCGCCGAGCGCATGGCCCGCGACACCGTGCAGGTCACCACCACGACCCCGCAGGGCTCGCGGGTGGAGCGCGTGCCGGTGGACGGCACGCCCGAGGCGCCGTTGCGCGCGCTCGACAACCCGCTGCTGCCGGCCGCCCTGCGCCTGCCGCCCGGCGCCACCGGCGGCACCGATCCGGTGCAATTCGGCTGGGCGCGCGAGCGGTTGCGCGTGCTCAGCGCCAATACCCCGGCCCAGGCGATCCGCGAATACGAGGCGATGCGCCGCAGCGGTAGCCTGACCGATGCCCAGCGCTACGGGCTGGCCTTCGCCCGCCTGCGCGCCAACGAGGCCGAGGTCGCCGCGCGCGAGCTCTCGACTCTGCTCGACGCCTACCCCGGCGATGTCTGGCTGTCGCTGGGCATGGCCGAGGCCGATGCGCGAATGGGCCGCGCCGCGGCCGCCGACCAGCGTCTGGAGGCGCTGGTCGAGCGGATGCCGCGCAACCCGGCGGTCGTGCTGAGCTACGCGACCTTGCTGCTCGAGCGCGACTCGGCCGAATCCGGGCGCCGCGCCCAGGCGCTGCTGCGGCCGTTGCTCAACGGCTCGAGCGACGACCCCGCGTTCCAGCGTGCGTTCGCCCGCGCCAGCGAGATGGCCGGCGACCCGGTGCGGGCGGGCGAGGCCTGGGCCGAGGCGGCGTTCCTGGGCGGCCGCGCGGAACAGGCGCTGATCCAGCTCAACACGCTCAAGAAGCGCGACGACCTGGACTACTACGCCCGGGCGCGGATCGATGCGCGGATCGCCGCGATCACGCCGATGGTGCTGGAACTGCACCGCCAGGGCGTCCGTGACGAGGATCTGCGTCGACGCTGACGGGCGTGTCCCAAGCCGGCAGGCGCGCGCCCACACCGGCGCCTGCTGCGGCAGACCAGAG from Luteimonas sp. S4-F44 carries:
- a CDS encoding M48 family metalloprotease, translated to MPTIRPRRSSFRVRLLPSAIALTLVAASIGAPAQDTRLPDIGSSAGTVLSPAKQSEYGQMLLAQLRHYNYVLEDPLVENWLRATGTRLAASSDRPQQPFTFFMMRDRSINAFATLGGYIGMNAGLVLAAESEDEVAAVLAHEIAHVTQSHVLRGVERAQRDQVPMLLAMLGAIAVASQSSSSSSDDAAMAVLAGAQGLALQRQIDYTRSNESEADRLGIRTLARSGYDPDAMASMFERMQAVSRTNQGGERERLPDYLKTHPVTTTRISEARDRAERMARDTVQVTTTTPQGSRVERVPVDGTPEAPLRALDNPLLPAALRLPPGATGGTDPVQFGWARERLRVLSANTPAQAIREYEAMRRSGSLTDAQRYGLAFARLRANEAEVAARELSTLLDAYPGDVWLSLGMAEADARMGRAAAADQRLEALVERMPRNPAVVLSYATLLLERDSAESGRRAQALLRPLLNGSSDDPAFQRAFARASEMAGDPVRAGEAWAEAAFLGGRAEQALIQLNTLKKRDDLDYYARARIDARIAAITPMVLELHRQGVRDEDLRRR
- a CDS encoding DUF892 family protein, producing MAVKTLEELFIHELSDTHSAERQMAKALPRLARAAANPKLAAAFETHLEETNLQIERLDRVVELLDTRLKRIKCAAMEGLVEESKEVIDSIDKGPLRDAALIGGAQKVEHYEIASYGTLCALAKQLGYTDAAKLLHETLAEEKATDEKLTLLAEHGGNQAAAENT
- the tig gene encoding trigger factor; translated protein: MQVSVESLGTLERRMTFRVPSERLETQVAGRLREIARTTRLKGFRPGKVPAKVVEQRFGEQVRAEVLEGLLREGFDQGVRENALRLAGQPQIAPSDAPDAGELAFTATFEVVPDFGDIELEKLQVVRHTAEVAEDDIDRMIENLRLQRRSWSAVTRGAQTGDAVDVETWSQIGDERLPAEGAERGVTVLGSGAMFPQIEEALVGLSKGEEKAIEVSFPQDWRVPQLAGKQATVHVKIEQVSEQQLPEVDAAFIRSFGVKSGEMDQFRTEIRSNLERELKGALMNRLRREVGEQLVAAFAHVELPPKLVEAEARSLLRQTIEQARRNGQNPNVGEDAHTGFMEPARKRVLVGLLVGEVARRNELKLDPKRVNETMRLIASTYEEPQQVIEMYRNDPQLMSGLQNRVMEEQVIDWIAERAQHTEQPLSFQDAIAPQG
- a CDS encoding Bax inhibitor-1/YccA family protein; the protein is MRSGNPTLQESTFLDLASGSVVTRDSEAMTLNGTVNKTGLLLLLAVLTAAFAWTQSVAPDGTPTASFGLYAWGGAIGGLILALVTVFKKTWAPVTAPMYALVEGCFLGAISAMFEARFPGIVMQAVMLTFGTLFALLAVYRSGLIKATENFKLGVAAATGGIALVYLATIVLGLFNIQVPLIHESGLVGIGFSLFVVVVAALNLVLDFDFIETGVEHGAPKYMEWYGAFGLMVTLVWLYVEFLRLLAKLQSRD
- the grxC gene encoding glutaredoxin 3 → MYTSAICGYCAAAKNFLKSQGLSWREVRVDLDADERQRMVERARRTSVPQIFVGQTHVGGYDDMMALHRQGGFLPLVEGAAS
- a CDS encoding isocitrate dehydrogenase — protein: MTHTITVIRGDGIGPEIMDATLHVLDAMQLGLKYEDADAGLMALDKHGELLPAATLDSIRRNAVALKSPLTTPVGGGFSSINVELRRQFDLYANVRPATSFPNTRSRFSSGVDLITIRENTEGSYISEGQEVSADGETAVSITRITRKGSERIVRYAFELARKTGRKKVTIVHKANILKSTSGLFLKVAREVAADYPEIEANEMIVDNTCMQLVMRPEQFDIIVTTNLFGDIISDLCAGLVGGLGLAPGANIGKDAAIFEAVHGSAPDIAGKGVANPCALLLAAAQMLDHLALPEQAQRLRGAIVATLDAKDRVTPDLGGTGTTMGFAQAIASRL
- a CDS encoding isochorismatase family cysteine hydrolase, whose protein sequence is MPACASICSRTSHARAATTPLARAKAAPILDHLEPQPDDTLILKPRHSAFHQTALHFILETRGIRRLLLTGVSTEACVLATALDARMLEIDVAAVSDCVAASSVQRHRDGLAVLRHFELPVVRASAAMRVFDRD
- a CDS encoding carboxymuconolactone decarboxylase family protein; its protein translation is MNERILAEPNQVVRRFFALDTQTYQAGALDVKTKELLGLVASLVLRCDDCISYHVAQCKDAGASREELFETFSVGLVVGGSIVIPHLRRAVDFLDRLEQGEAAAPAGHDHG
- the clpP gene encoding ATP-dependent Clp endopeptidase proteolytic subunit ClpP, producing the protein MSIETKALNLVPMVVEQTSRGERAYDIYSRLLKERVIFLVGGIDDHMANVIVAQLLFLEAENPEKDINLYINSPGGVVTAGMAIYDTMQFIKPDVSTICVGQAASMGALLLTSGAAGKRYALPNSRVMIHQPLGGFQGQATDIDIHAKEILSMKQRLNGIMAHHTGQPIETIARDTERDNFKSAKAACEYGLVDQVLERRPDETITPA